One part of the Alligator mississippiensis isolate rAllMis1 chromosome 3, rAllMis1, whole genome shotgun sequence genome encodes these proteins:
- the LOC102560979 gene encoding carbonic anhydrase 1: MVGMDGNPINSQIYIEDLPKQKEQDMETQDMYRNMLYVYRNQRDKFQRIRNDGNMALGPDQWHKLYPIASGDHQSPIDIKTKEVKKDPSLGRLQITWNSGTCKEIINVGHSFHVNFEDKDNQSVVTGGPLTGSYRLRQFHFHWGPVDDRGSEHTVDGAKYASELHLVHWNSDKYSSIAEASDKPDGLAIVTVFLKVGPPNEKLQEIVKALGAVKTKGKQAPFTNFDPSTLLPKSMDYWTYNGSLTHPPLYESVIWIIFKEPITISSEQLAQFRSILSSAEGETPFPILTNHRLCQPLKGRVVRT, from the exons ACCCAAGACATGTATCGCAATATGCTGTACGTTTACAGGAATCAACGTGACAAATTCCAAAGGATAAGAAATGACGGCAACATGGCA CTAGGACCTGACCAATGGCACAAATTATACCCTATTGCCAGTGGAGATCATCAGTCTCCTATTGATATCAAAACCAAAGAAGTAAAAAAAGACCCATCTCTAGGGCGTCTCCAGATCACTTGGAATTCAGGCACATGTAAAGAAATCATCAATGTTGGACACTCCTTCCATGTGAATTTTGAAGACAAGGATAATCAATCAG TGGTGACTGGTGGACCCTTGACTGGAAGCTACAGGCTGCGTCAGTTTCATTTTCACTGGGGCCCAGTTGATGATCGTGGTTCTGAGCACACAGTGGATGGAGCCAAATATGCATCAGAG CTTCATCTGGTTCACTGGAATTCAGATAAATATTCAAGCATAGCTGAGGCTTCAGATAAGCCAGATGGTTTGGCAATTGTCACTGTTTTTCTGAAG GTTGGTCCCCCCAATGAAAAACTACAGGAAATTGTAAAGGCTTTAGGTGCAGTAAAGACCAAG GGAAAACAAGCTCCATTCACTAATTTTGACCCGTCAACCCTACTTCCTAAATCCATGGATTACTGGACCTACAATGGCTCTCTGACTCATCCTCCCCTTTATGAGAGTGTTATCTGGATTATCTTTAAGGAACCTATTACCATCAGCTCAGAGCAG CTGGCCCAGTTCCGGAGCATCCTATCTTCTGCTGAAGGTGAAACACCTTTTCCCATCTTGACCAATCATCGACTTTGTCAGCCACTGAAGGGCAGAGTAGTGAGAACCTAA